In Tursiops truncatus isolate mTurTru1 chromosome 19, mTurTru1.mat.Y, whole genome shotgun sequence, a genomic segment contains:
- the NOP53 gene encoding ribosome biogenesis protein NOP53: protein MADAGSRSREGAGFRRAHAPNRISGRRRRSSSFNKMAVGRGGGGGGQCSKSEANSGFLGLRPTSVDPALRRRRRGPRNKKRGWRRLAQEPLGLEVDQFLEDVRLQERTSGGLISEAPDEKLFFVDTGSKNEEPNKKRTKGQKRSLLLKKPLRIDLILENTSKVPAPKDIRAHQVPNARKLKRKEQLWERLAEQGELPREVRRAQARLLHPPVAKAKPGPQDTVERPFYDLWVKDNPLDRPLERQDPFFLEQTKKKGVKRPQRLHTKPSKAPAVEVMPAGASYNPTFEDHQTLLRAAHEVELLRQKAAEKLERQLAPPASEQAATQESAFQEMCQGLLEESDGEGEPGEGQDEGPEVGGDQATGAEASPTAVRPASVEKKTEQQRRREKAARMLRVQQAAVRAARLRHQQVFRLRGIKAQVAQRLAELARQRERRQAQRLAEADRPRRLGRLKYQDPDIDVQLSSELSDSLRTLKPEGNILRDRFKSFQRRNMIEPRERAKFKRKYKVKLVEKRAFREIQ from the exons ATGGCGGACGCCGGAAGTAGGTCACGGGAAGGGGCGGGATTTCGGCGCGCGCATGCCCCAAACCGGATTTCCGGGCGCCGGAGAAGAAGTTCTTCCTTTAACAAGATGGCGgtgggaaggggtggtggtggtggcgggcAGTGCTCGAAAAGCGAGGCCAATTCCGGCTTCCTGGGGCTGCGGCCCACTTCGGTGGACCCGGCGctgaggcggcggcggcgaggcCCAAGAAATAAGAAGCGGGGCTGGCGGCGGCTCGCTCAGGAGCCGCTGGGATTGGAGGTCGATCAGTTCCTGGAGGACGTGCGGCTGCAGGAGCGCACGAGCGG TGGCTTGATATCTGAGGCCCCCGATGAAAAACTCTTCTTCGTGGACACTGGCTCCAAGAATGAAG AGCCGAACAAGAAGAGGACCAAAGGTCAGAAGAGATCGCTGCTTCTCAAGAAACCCCTTCGGATCGACCTCATCCTAGAGAACACGTCCAAGGTCCCCGCACCCAAAGA CATCCGCGCCCACCAGGTCCCCAACGCCAGGAAGCTCAAGCGGAAGGAGCAGCTATGGGAGAGGCTGGCAGAGCAGGGCGAGTTGCCCCGGGAGGTGCGCAGGGCTCAGGCCCGGCTCCTCCACCCTCCTGTGGCCAAAGCCAAGCCGGGGCCACAGGACACGGTTGAGCGGCCCTTCTACGACCTTTGGGTCAAAGACA ACCCTCTGGACCGGCCCTTGGAGCGCCAGGACCCTTTTTTCCTGGAGCAGACCAAGAAGAAAGGTGTGAAG CGGCCGCAGCGTCTCCACACCAAGCCCTCCAAGGCGCCTGCCGTGGAGGTGATGCCCGCGGGAGCTTCCTACAACCCGACCTTTGAGGACCACCAG ACCCTGCTCCGGGCGGCTCATGAGGTGGAGCTGCTGCGGCAGAAGGCAGCAGAGAAGCTGGAGCGGCAGCTGGCCCCGCCGGCCTCGGAGCAGGCCGCCACCCAG gaGTCTGCCTTCCAGGAGATGTGCCAGGGGCTGCTGGAGGAGTCGGATGGGGAAGGGGAGCCCGGCGAGGGCCAGGACGAGGGTCCCGAGGTTGGAGGAGACCAGGCCACGGGAGCAGAGGCCTCGCCCACAGCCGTCCGCCCGGCCTCCGTGGAGAAGAAGACggagcagcagcggcggcgggaGAAGGCTGCCCGGATGCTG AGGGTGCAGCAGGCTGCGGTGCGGGCCGCCCGGCTTCGGCACCAGCAGGTCTTCAGGCTGCGCGGGATCAAGGCGCAGGTAGCGCAGCGGCTGGCGGAGCTGGCTCGACAGCGGGAGCGGCGGCAGGCACAGCGGCTGGCAGAGGCGGACAGACCCCGCCGGCTGGGGCGGCTCAa GTATCAGGACCCCGACATTGACGTGCAGCTCAGCTCGGAGCTGTCTGACTCACTCAGGACCCTGAAG CCTGAGGGCAACATCCTCCGTGACCGGTTCAAGAGCTTCCAGAGAAGAAACATGATCGAGCCTCGGGAGCGAGCCAA gttCAAGCGCAAGTACAAAGTGAAGCTGGTGGAGAAGCGGGCGTTCCGCGAGATCCAGTGA